In Paenibacillus sonchi, the genomic stretch AGGCCAGGAGACAGGGCCGCGGATCCCTGTGCTGATTCAGGCGGTCGGGATGGAGAAGCTGCTGGCGCTGCTGGATTTTTAGCGGGACCGGGACTGCCCTTTACGGGATATATCGAACAGAGGTATAATATACAAGACTGTTTATAATTAATGTTGGAAAGTGAGCGGGAACAATATGGGTCGTAAGTGGAATAATATTAAAGAAAAGAAGGCATCCAAGGATGCCAATACAAGTAAGGTATACGCCAAATTCGGTGTGGAAATTTATGTGGCAGCGAAGAAGGGTGAACCGGACCCGGAGTCAAACCGTGCGCTGAAGGTCGTGCTGGAGCGCGCCAAAACGTACAATGTGCCGAAAGCCATTATCGACCGGGCGCTCGACAAAGCCAAAGGCAGCGGCGACGAAAACTACGTGGAACTGCGCTATGAAGGCTTCGGTCCTAGCGGTTCGATGATCATCATCGATGCCTTGACCAATAACGTCAACCGTACCGCCCCTCTGGTGCGGTCCGCATTCAGCAAGAACGGCGGCAACATGGGTGTCAGCGGTTCAGTAACCTATATGTTCGAGCCAACAGCTGTTATCGGGCTGGAAGGCAAAACGGCGGACGAAGTGATGGAATTGCTGATTGAAGCGGATGTCGATGTACGCGATGTGCTGGAAGAGGACGAAGCAGTCATCGTCTATGCTGAGCCTGACCAGTTCCATGCGGTTCAAGAGGTTTTCCGGAGTGCCGGAATAACTGATTTCACAGTGGCTGAGCTGACCATGCTTCCGCAGAACTATGTGACTCTACCAGAAGATGCCGAAGCGCAGTTCGAGAAGCTGATCGACGCTCTGGAAGAACTGGACGATGTGCAGCAGGTATATCATAACGTAGATTCGGAAGAATAGTATTGCGGTCTATAAAATAGAATTGCTTCAAGCGAAAGCCGGACAGGCGGATCTGCGATCTGCTTATCCGGCTTTTTGGTGAACACATTGATCCTTGTTACCCGGTTTATCCGGACTGCTGCGCAGGATGCATAATCTTCTCCATGAATTGCCACAATAAGCTGAAGTGACTTATCACATCAGCTTATGCTTCCGATGCAGTTTTTTTCAGAGCGGAAACATCGGGACATTAGCTCAAAAACTTTTTTAGGAGGCTATACAGTGGAGAATCACACCAAACCGGACAAGAATTTGATCAACACGGTCGAGGAACTGGACCGGGTTGCAGTAACCAGTCAGGAAGCACAGCAAATGGAACAGAAGAAGCTCGACATCCGTAAAGAATCGCTGCGGGATGACAAAACCACGTACAAGAAAAATGAGCAGAATACTTATAAGTGAGTTTATGGATATACGAGTGGCAGGAGAAGCTCCTGCCGCTTTTTTTATTAGGGGCTTCAGCCCGTTGAGTACGCGAAGCGTGCGAAACAAAAAACCACCTGCTATGCGGGTGGAGTAGTCCAGGCTTATAGCAAAAAATCACCTAAACTCATTCGTTATAATAGAGTTGTTCAAGCTACTATGTCTAACGAAAGGAGAAGGTGGTTTTTGTGGCACAAGCCAGAGAAGGCATGGCACAACCCAAGTGGATGTGCAAGTACCCTATCGTATTCACCCCAAAGTATAGACGAAAGGTGATCTACAATCAATACAAAGAAAGTATCCGAGATATCCTAAAGCAACTCTGTGGCTACAAAGGAGTAGAGATTATCGAAGGACACCTCATGCCCGATCATATTCATATGTTGGTGAGTATTCCACCAAAAATGAGCGTCTCGAGTTTTATGGGATATCTGAAAGGGAAAAGTGCGCTCATGATCTTCGATAAGCATGCAAACTTGAAGTATAAGTACGGGAATCGCCATTTTTGGGCAGAAGGGTACTATGTAAGCACGGTAGGTCTCAATGAAGCAACGATTAAAAAGTATATCCAGGAGCAGGAAAGTCACGATATTGCACTGGATAAGCTGAGTGTGAAAGAGTATGAAAACCCCTTTAAGGGGTAGCTGGTAGTCCAAGCACCCCTTCAGGGGTAGGCAAAAGAGGCAAAGGCATAGTGGCTTGAACGAAGTGAAAGCCAGCGCCTTTAGACGCTAGCCGGCACCAGAGGCTTATAGCCTCAGAGCAAACCACCCGTTGGACGGGTGGTTATGATTTCCGGAAATTTTCACATGAATGAAGGGAGGTTCGATTTGGATGTGGTATTATAGAAACAAATGTTCTTATGATGTGATAACAGGAAGGTAGTGGGATTATGCCGGAGTTCCGTTTATTAAGTGTTGTACATACAGTTTTGATCTCAGACCAGCAAATCTTGCTGCTGAGACGCTGCAATACAGGCCACGATGATGGTTTTTACGGTCTTCCTTCAGGACGGCTGGATGGTGGAGAACAGTTGGATGAAGCAGCAGCCCGTGAACTGCAGGAGGAATGCGGTGCTGCTGTTCATCTCAAGGATCTCAAGATGCTCGGAGTTATGCATATCAAGACAACTGATGATGAACGGGTTGATTTTTTCTTCACTGCTAACCGGTGGCAGGGTGAGATTGTAAATGCCGAACCGGATAAATGTGATGATTTGCGATGGTTCCCCATAGATCCCCATAGATCAGCTTCCCGGGAACATGATCCCTTTTGTGAAGCAGGCTTTGGAACGTTACCGGGAAGGCGTCTGGTTTTCAAGTCATGGCTGGGAATAAGAATAGTTCCATTAATCGAATACAGGTTGTTTACGGTGTTTGGTGTGCTGCTCAAAAGAATACGCTATCGCAATCAGAGCAGGTTCGCTGAACGCCTTACCGGCAAAAGTGACTCCGAAGGGCCTTCCGTTCTCCATGTATCCTGCCGGAACAGCAATCGAGGGATAACCCGCTTTGGCCGACAAGTCTGCACCGATGTAAGCAGGGAACATAATCGCATCCAACTGGTAGCGGTCAATAGCATAGTCAATGCCTTCCCGCTGGGCAAGGTGCAAATCCAAGATCGACTCCTGAATATATTTCCTGTCATTCAAAAGATCGGCCAGGCCTTCTCTATACTCCAGGATATCCTGGCCGTACCGAAGCGCTTGTTCCTTATGATTTTGATTCCAATGGATTAACTCTGATAATGAGTGTATGGGCATATGAGCAGGGAGGTTATGCAGAAAATTTTGAATTCCATGCTTGAATTCCATATTTATTTTGTTGTACTTCCACGGGCCATGGAATGAGGGGATTTCTATAGGCTTTACAACCTGTGCCCCAGCTTTAGTCAGATCGGAAACAGCCTGATCAAACAGGAATTCATCAATCTCACCGGAAGACAGCACATGCTCAGGCACGTCACAGTAGATTCCGATTCTCGCTCCGCGTAAGCCTTCAACGTTCAAACATCCGGTATAATCCTGTCCCCCGTCAGATCCTTCATACCTCCAAGTTGCGGGATCGTTTTCATCTCTTCCTGCAAGCACTCCAAGAAGTATTGCTGCATCGGACACAGTTCTGGCTAGCGGGCCTGCTGTATCCTGTGAGTATGAAAAAGGGATTATTCCCGTGCGGCTGATTAAGCCCACAGTAGGCTTGATCCCGACAACGGACATTTGGACTGCCGGACTCAGAATGGAAGCCGAAGTTTCTGTTCCTACCGCTGCGGCTGCAAAATTCATAGCGGCTGCAGCTGCAGATCCGGTGCTTGACCCGCCGACAAAAAATTCCCCGTAAGGGTGGGCAACCTGCCCGCCCCTTGAACTATAGCCCGCCCACATACTGGACGAAATACCGTTAGCCCATTCTGTCATATTCGTCTTGCCTAGGATGATGGCCCCCGCTTGCCTTAATTTCCGCACTACAAAAGCATCCTCCGGGCTTATATGCTGTGCCAATGCCAAGGCACCGGCACTGGTGTGCATTTTGTCATGGGTACCGATATTATCCTTTAAAAGTATGGGAACACCGTGAAGTAATCCGCGTCTGCCTCCATACTTCCGTTCCAGATCAAGGGCTTCCGCCAGAAAAATTGCATCAGGATTAATCTCCATGACGGCATTGATGTGCGGACCATCCTGATCGTATTCAGCAATTCGGGTTAAATAATAAAATACCAGATCTCTTGAAGTCAGGTTCCCCTGTTCCATGGCCTCTTGTAAATCGAAGATATTTGCCTCGTCCAAATTCAGATTCGCAAATTTATAATAATTTCGCATACACAACCTCCTAAATTCAGTATCTTTTAAAAATAGTGCAAGTTCCTTTGAATGTATCACGATAATGAATTTTTTGGTGGGATTTATTGATTATAATCGACTATTACTGCAAACTATCATCCAAGAATTCTCTGGTGCCCACCCTTGAAATTGTGTATGCTGGAGTTTGTTTGAACGTTTTTGACATCCATGCAGGAGGCTTTGCGCAATATGGAACATGGCAGTATAGCAATGATTACGATTTTGGTGATTTGCGGTTTTTTGGCCGGGGTGATCGATTCTGTTGTCGGAGGCGGTGGGCTGATTGCCATACCCGCGCTGCTGTCGTCCGGAATTCCGCTCCCGCTGCTGCTTGGCAGCAATAAATTGGCCGGGACGTTGTGCTCGTTCACCAGTACGGCGTCTTTTGTACGTTCCGGGAAAATTAATTTCGGACTGGTCAAATATTTAGTTCCGTTTTCTATCGTTGGAGCGGTGGGTGGCTCGCTGACGGTCCGTCAGGTGCCTTCGGAGTTTCTGAAGCCGCTTGTGATCGTGATGCTGATTGTAATAACGGTCTATACCCTATTCAAAAAATCATGGGGTGACGTTTCAACGTTCTCCGCTGACAGCAGAAAAACGCTGCTAATTGGCATGGGTATTGCACTGTTGATAGGTTTTTACGATGGATTCTTCGGCCCGGGTACCGGCTCGTTCCTGATCTTCGCTTTTCTCATGCTGGGTTTTGAATTTGTCACCGCCGCAGGCAATGCCAAGGTGCTTAATTTCGCCAGCAATATTGCAAGTCTGCTGACGTTTGCCGCTGTAGGTTCGGTTAGCCTGTACTATGGACTGCTTCTAGGCATCCCCATGGTAATTGGTGCAATAGTCGGATCGAGAATCGCCATCCGCAAAGGAGCCAGTTATATCCGCCCGCTGTTCATCGCAGTTACCGTAATCTTGATCGGGAAGCAAATATGGGATACGATGCACTAAGACCAGCAGTGGAGTTGATAATATGGAGATCCAAAAAGTACATAAGGAAGCCGTCTGGCAGCTGAGGCATGAAGTCATGTGGCCTGAGCGGGAACTTGATTATGTGAAGCTTGACGATGACGATGATGGCGTGCATTACGGGTTGTTCGACGGGGAGCGGCTGGTATCCGCAGTCTCCTTGTTCATCGATGGAAAAGAAGCACAGTTCCGCAAATTTGCTACCCGGACAGAGCAGCAGGGCCAGGGCTATGGAAGCCGGCTGCTGCAGCATGTGCTGGATGAAGCGGAGCGGACGGGAGTCAACCGGATTTATTGCAATGCGAGAAGCTATAAGGCCGCTTTTTATAAAAAATTCGGATTGGCTGAAGTACCCGGTACGGCCTTCACTAAGGGCGGTAAAGAATACATCATCATGGAGAAGCACTTCGGCTCCGCCGGAGACAGAAACAGAAAGGAACCCTGATTATGACAAAAAAGCTGTATTACGAGTCGGCTTATTTAAAGGATTGGCATACATCCGTAAGCCAAGTGGTAGAACGCGAGGATGGACTGTACCTGATTCTGGAGGAAACCGCATTCTATCCGCACGGGGGCGGACAGCCTTGTGATGCCGGAACCATTGGCGGAATCCCCGTGCTGGACGTCATCCTTGAAGATAACGTGGTGCTGCACAAGGTTGAGAGTCTGCCGGATGGAAGCCAAGTTAGCTGCCAGCTTGACTGGAAACGCCGGTTTGATCATATGCAGCAGCACAGCGGCCAACATCTGCTGTCAGCGGTATTCCGCGAGCTGTTTCAGGCCATGACCTTAAGCTTTCATCTGGGCAATGATTATGCGACCATCGACCTTGAACTCCAGGAGCTGACACCGGATCAGCTGGCGGCGGCTGAGCAGGAGGTCAACCGGCAAGTGGTGCTGGACCGGAATATCGTGAGCTATTTTGTCACCCCTGAGGAAATGGCCAGCCTGCCACTGGTGAAGCTGCCCAAGGTTACGGAGAATATCCGCATTGTTGAGATTGAGGGAGTGGAGCATAACGCCTGCGGCGGGACGCATGTATCATCTACCGGAGCCATCGGGATGATCAAGCTGCTGAGAGCGGAGAAGCAGAAGGGCAACATCCGGATCACCTTCAAATGCGGCGGGTGGGCATTGCATGAAGCCAACGATAATCAACGCATCCTCAGCGCCCTTTCTGCTAAGTTCAACACAGGCAAAGATGAAATTATGGACCGGATCGGAAAGTGGGAAGCCGAGCAGAAGCAGCTTCAGGCTGAGCTGGCTGTACTCAGAGAACAGAACGACATCTATATGGCAAAAGAACTGTTGTCCGGGCTTGAGCCCGAAGCAAGAGTAGTTGCACACATCTTCGAGGACAAATCACTTAAGGATTTGCAGAGTCTGGCGGCCAAGCTGACTGCAAACACTGAGCTCCCCGTACTGCTGCTGACCGCAATGGAGAACAAAGCGGTCCTGGCTTGCAACGGCAGTGCCGGGTTGTCCTGCGGAGCTTTTTTCAAAGCCCACCTGGGTGAATTCCAGGGAAAAGGCGGCGGCAGCGATAAAATGGCTCAAGCCGGGTTCCCGGCATGGGACGAGGTTTTGAAGTTCTATGAGTTTGCAAAAGTAAATTTATAGCATTTGCTATAGCATTCGTATAGAAAAACAACGCTATATAGAGTGAACTTGAAAAACGAACAAAAGGGAAAAGGGATGGAGGGGAAGTTTGGAACTGTAGGAGCGAATGCGTCCGCCTTTGTCTGCGGATTTCCACAGCGAACAGCGGTACAAATCAAGAAATCTGCAGACAACAGCGGCCGGAAGTCCAAACATTCTCCGTAGTCCCGACGAAGTCCCTAATGTAAATATCTTAAGTTCACTCTATATAGTTATATTGGATTTGGAATCAGCAGCCTTCATTGCGGATCACAATAGCGGATTTTGGGCTTGACTGCACTTCGTGCAATAGAATGCTGATTATTTTGCCTCAAATCGAATTCTGCTGTATTTTGTGCAACTGATTTAAGGACTTGTAGTCAAAAGTAGCTTCTCCAGGGAATTCTAATGTACAGAATGCAATAGATTGATGTTTTTGACCGATTTATGAGTCATCTGCTGCAGAAACTGCAATAGAATGCGAGCGGACCGCCAGCATCTACCTCATATACAATACTCTCACTATGTCCAGTGAGATAACGAAGCCTCTCAGCCATCTGGGAGGCTTCCGCTGCATAACCCTGCTCACCTGACAGCCTTACTTATTCTTGCGCGTCGCTTAATATTGCTGTTCTGATTAGCAAATGCAGCACCTTGAGGATTTGTATGTAAGATTGCGTCGGTGTTAGAACTCCGTTTCACCCGTAGCAGCTTTCGACACCGGCAGGTTGTTTTCCAGCGCAAGCAGAAAGACTGCACGTCCCCGGTTCCTTGTATGCCCTAACAGCCGAAAGCCCGGATTTAGCTTGAGACTACCGGACCCGAACCTTGCACTTTTCCACTTTACCAGATTACGAATGCTAGCTTCCAGCCGGCGAGGCAAACCGTTTATTTCTCCCGCTTAAGGATTATTTAATAACTTCCCTTTTATAATCGCGGTAGAGCAAACAGAAAGGGGAACTAAACCTGTGTTTCTAAAAATCTTAAAAAAAGACCTGAAGCGCAAAAAAACAATGAATATCGTGTTGCTGGTGCTTATGATCCTGGCCTCGACTCTGGTGGCGAGCAGCACCAATCTGATGTACTCCACAACGACAGCCATTGACAGCTTCATCAGCAAGAGTAAGGTAGCGGACTACAACATCATAACCGCCAACACAGACGAGAACAACCGAAGTCTTCGTGCATGGGCTGAGTGTGAAAAAAGGGTCGCTTCCTATTACGCACAGCTGCACATCGGGGTATTGTCCAAGGACATTACTGTGCCCAGTAACCGAAAAAGTATATCCGGCAATATCGGACTGGTATTGTCAACTGTTCCTGAAGATGTGAATCTTGTATACGGTGAAAATGATGCACTGTTCAGTTTGCAGAATGGAGAAATCGGCTTGCCCATCAGCATCATGAATGCCACCGGACTTAAGCTTGGGGATCTGTTGAATGTTCAGGTAGGGGGAAACTCACATACGTTTACCATCGCCAAGATATTTAAGGATGCCTTTATGGGCTCTGACCTGTTTGGCCTCAAACGCCTGCTGATCTCTTCTCAGGACTTTACAGATCTTCAGAATGGACTGCCGCCAGAGTCATTAACTACACTATGGAGCTTAGTGGGATCTTCAAAAGGTGAAGGCGCAGCACTGGCCAAGGCTTTTTCCCAGCAGGATATCCCGTTGAATTTTGGGATTGAGAAGGAACTAGTGAAGAAATCCTACATGCCTGATCAGATTATTTCCGCAATGATGTTTGTGATCAGCCTGTTTCTGATTTTCATCGCCTTTCTGACCTTGAGGTTCACCATTGTTTCGACGCTGCAGGATAATTACAAAGAAATCGGAGTGATGAAGGCGATAGGCTTGCGGAACTCAGTGATCAAACGGCTGTATCTCATGAAATATTTAGGGCTATCCCTGGCAGGAGGCGCTGTTGGATGGGGATTCAGTATCCCGCTTTCAGAACTGATGTCCCGCAGAATCTCACAGTATGTCATCGTACCCGGCGGCAGCGCCGCTGTAGTGGTCTCCGTATTCAGCACGATCGCTATCGTCGCTATCACTCTGTTGTTTTGTACGCTCTGTATGCGCAAGATTAATAAAGCCTCGGCTATTGATGCAATCCGGCAGGGGCATACGGGCGAACGCTTCAAGGCTTCGCGGAAAATCCATCTGCATCGCAGCAAGCTGTTGCCTCCGGCGTTGTTTCTGGCACTGAGCGATGTACTGAACCGGATGAAGAGCTATTCGGCACTGATTCTTACATTTGTTTTGAGCACAGCGATCATTATTATTCCGATTAATCTTATGAATACGGTTATAACTCCAAAGTTCATTGGTTATTTTGGTACAGTTCAGGCTGACTTTTATTCCAAGAGCGAAGTAGTAGACAAAAAGGTATCGGAGATTCAGAGCGAGCTGGCCAGAGTAACCCGGGAATTCCGCGATCACAGCTTCCCTGTCACGCTATCGGTGGACTATTCTATCAACACGAAATATATATCAGATCATGGTGAGGACAACATGCGGATCACCGCCATGAAAAGCGAACCGGCTGCAGTCTTTCAGTATCTGGACGGGACCGCCCCGAAACTGGCAAATGAAATCGCGATCACCAGTATTATGGCTGACAGATTTGGTAAGCGCATCGGAGATTCAATCCTTTTTGAGATTGACGGTAAACGGGATACCTTTCTGATCACCGGATTATTTCAGACCATTACCAATGAAGGCTACATGGTGCGGTTGGGAGACGAGTACATTCCACTTCATGCAGCTGCTTATCAATTTGCTGGTAATATCAACGCACCTGAAAAGGATAAGGCAGAGATACTCTCAAATATGAAACAGCAGTTCAGTGCTCTCGATCTCAAAAGTGCAGCCGATCTGCTGGAGCATACTACAGGCGGATTCATGGGCCAGCTCCAAAGCATTATGACCCTACTTACGGTTATTGTCTGTTTGATTACTTTTTTCATTACCAGCTTGTTCGTTAGACTGCTCATTGCCAAGGAAGTACGGGGCATTGCCGTGATGAAGAGCCTCGGCTTCAAAAATGGAAAGATCCGGCTGTGGCAGATTCTGCGTATTTCAATTTTGCTGGTTGGCTCCATCATTATCGGCGTGCTGACGGCCAATATTTTGGGAGAAAGGCTGATTGGTATCATCTTCCGTATGTTCGGTCTGACCCGGATGAGCTTCAATATTGTGCCGCTCCAAGTCTACCTCTTATATCCGCTTTTGATCCTGCTGGTAGTAGTGGCGGCAGTATATTCAAGCTGTGGTCAAATTAAGAGAGTTCAAGTCTGGAATATGAATCAGGAATGAATTAGGAATGGGTTAGGATGGAGCAGGACAACTACGGGAGAGTATCCACAGCAAACATACAGGGAGGCTTATTAATATGATCGCAGT encodes the following:
- a CDS encoding YebC/PmpR family DNA-binding transcriptional regulator, which produces MGRKWNNIKEKKASKDANTSKVYAKFGVEIYVAAKKGEPDPESNRALKVVLERAKTYNVPKAIIDRALDKAKGSGDENYVELRYEGFGPSGSMIIIDALTNNVNRTAPLVRSAFSKNGGNMGVSGSVTYMFEPTAVIGLEGKTADEVMELLIEADVDVRDVLEEDEAVIVYAEPDQFHAVQEVFRSAGITDFTVAELTMLPQNYVTLPEDAEAQFEKLIDALEELDDVQQVYHNVDSEE
- the tnpA gene encoding IS200/IS605 family transposase, with product MAQPKWMCKYPIVFTPKYRRKVIYNQYKESIRDILKQLCGYKGVEIIEGHLMPDHIHMLVSIPPKMSVSSFMGYLKGKSALMIFDKHANLKYKYGNRHFWAEGYYVSTVGLNEATIKKYIQEQESHDIALDKLSVKEYENPFKG
- a CDS encoding amidase family protein, with product MRNYYKFANLNLDEANIFDLQEAMEQGNLTSRDLVFYYLTRIAEYDQDGPHINAVMEINPDAIFLAEALDLERKYGGRRGLLHGVPILLKDNIGTHDKMHTSAGALALAQHISPEDAFVVRKLRQAGAIILGKTNMTEWANGISSSMWAGYSSRGGQVAHPYGEFFVGGSSTGSAAAAAMNFAAAAVGTETSASILSPAVQMSVVGIKPTVGLISRTGIIPFSYSQDTAGPLARTVSDAAILLGVLAGRDENDPATWRYEGSDGGQDYTGCLNVEGLRGARIGIYCDVPEHVLSSGEIDEFLFDQAVSDLTKAGAQVVKPIEIPSFHGPWKYNKINMEFKHGIQNFLHNLPAHMPIHSLSELIHWNQNHKEQALRYGQDILEYREGLADLLNDRKYIQESILDLHLAQREGIDYAIDRYQLDAIMFPAYIGADLSAKAGYPSIAVPAGYMENGRPFGVTFAGKAFSEPALIAIAYSFEQHTKHRKQPVFD
- a CDS encoding TSUP family transporter: MEHGSIAMITILVICGFLAGVIDSVVGGGGLIAIPALLSSGIPLPLLLGSNKLAGTLCSFTSTASFVRSGKINFGLVKYLVPFSIVGAVGGSLTVRQVPSEFLKPLVIVMLIVITVYTLFKKSWGDVSTFSADSRKTLLIGMGIALLIGFYDGFFGPGTGSFLIFAFLMLGFEFVTAAGNAKVLNFASNIASLLTFAAVGSVSLYYGLLLGIPMVIGAIVGSRIAIRKGASYIRPLFIAVTVILIGKQIWDTMH
- a CDS encoding GNAT family N-acetyltransferase; protein product: MEIQKVHKEAVWQLRHEVMWPERELDYVKLDDDDDGVHYGLFDGERLVSAVSLFIDGKEAQFRKFATRTEQQGQGYGSRLLQHVLDEAERTGVNRIYCNARSYKAAFYKKFGLAEVPGTAFTKGGKEYIIMEKHFGSAGDRNRKEP
- a CDS encoding alanyl-tRNA editing protein, with protein sequence MTKKLYYESAYLKDWHTSVSQVVEREDGLYLILEETAFYPHGGGQPCDAGTIGGIPVLDVILEDNVVLHKVESLPDGSQVSCQLDWKRRFDHMQQHSGQHLLSAVFRELFQAMTLSFHLGNDYATIDLELQELTPDQLAAAEQEVNRQVVLDRNIVSYFVTPEEMASLPLVKLPKVTENIRIVEIEGVEHNACGGTHVSSTGAIGMIKLLRAEKQKGNIRITFKCGGWALHEANDNQRILSALSAKFNTGKDEIMDRIGKWEAEQKQLQAELAVLREQNDIYMAKELLSGLEPEARVVAHIFEDKSLKDLQSLAAKLTANTELPVLLLTAMENKAVLACNGSAGLSCGAFFKAHLGEFQGKGGGSDKMAQAGFPAWDEVLKFYEFAKVNL
- a CDS encoding ABC transporter permease, translating into MFLKILKKDLKRKKTMNIVLLVLMILASTLVASSTNLMYSTTTAIDSFISKSKVADYNIITANTDENNRSLRAWAECEKRVASYYAQLHIGVLSKDITVPSNRKSISGNIGLVLSTVPEDVNLVYGENDALFSLQNGEIGLPISIMNATGLKLGDLLNVQVGGNSHTFTIAKIFKDAFMGSDLFGLKRLLISSQDFTDLQNGLPPESLTTLWSLVGSSKGEGAALAKAFSQQDIPLNFGIEKELVKKSYMPDQIISAMMFVISLFLIFIAFLTLRFTIVSTLQDNYKEIGVMKAIGLRNSVIKRLYLMKYLGLSLAGGAVGWGFSIPLSELMSRRISQYVIVPGGSAAVVVSVFSTIAIVAITLLFCTLCMRKINKASAIDAIRQGHTGERFKASRKIHLHRSKLLPPALFLALSDVLNRMKSYSALILTFVLSTAIIIIPINLMNTVITPKFIGYFGTVQADFYSKSEVVDKKVSEIQSELARVTREFRDHSFPVTLSVDYSINTKYISDHGEDNMRITAMKSEPAAVFQYLDGTAPKLANEIAITSIMADRFGKRIGDSILFEIDGKRDTFLITGLFQTITNEGYMVRLGDEYIPLHAAAYQFAGNINAPEKDKAEILSNMKQQFSALDLKSAADLLEHTTGGFMGQLQSIMTLLTVIVCLITFFITSLFVRLLIAKEVRGIAVMKSLGFKNGKIRLWQILRISILLVGSIIIGVLTANILGERLIGIIFRMFGLTRMSFNIVPLQVYLLYPLLILLVVVAAVYSSCGQIKRVQVWNMNQE